A window of Clostridium sp. Marseille-P299 contains these coding sequences:
- a CDS encoding sigma-70 family RNA polymerase sigma factor, protein MNRGNISDLVEEEILNSYESLYHLAFTYVHNENDAMDIVQDSVYKAIKNASKVKNEAYIKTWIWRIVINSSLDYIRKQKKVVPFEECYDAITEDYHKDFDTIDALNVLDPKEKSVIILRFFEDKKLNEIADILDVNLNTIKSMLYRSLRKLKVELMEGEGFS, encoded by the coding sequence ATGAATAGGGGAAACATAAGTGATCTGGTAGAAGAAGAAATATTAAATTCTTACGAATCATTATATCATTTAGCATTTACTTATGTTCATAACGAAAATGATGCTATGGATATCGTACAAGACAGTGTTTATAAGGCGATTAAAAATGCGAGCAAAGTAAAGAATGAAGCCTATATAAAAACTTGGATTTGGCGAATTGTCATTAATTCTTCCTTGGATTATATACGGAAGCAAAAAAAGGTAGTTCCTTTTGAAGAATGCTATGACGCGATAACCGAGGATTATCATAAGGATTTCGATACCATTGATGCTTTAAATGTACTTGATCCAAAAGAAAAATCTGTTATTATACTTCGTTTTTTTGAAGATAAAAAATTAAACGAAATCGCAGATATTTTAGATGTGAATTTAAACACAATCAAGTCAATGTTGTATCGCAGTCTACGAAAATTAAAAGTTGAATTAATGGAAGGAGAAGGATTTTCATGA
- a CDS encoding RsiV family protein, with amino-acid sequence MKNNKLDDIHTDYKNIAIPEDLRRRVEETIKQAKEETAMNKSKNKVFKIMKGTAGTAVAAMLAITVLANADYTIANAMNQIPVIGNIAKVVTFRTYEKNEGDMEAKVDVPKVTIDGDTNLNEATNNLNKSVEEYTNEIIAMFEKDVATYGEYGKEDLNTSYKVITDNDKLFSLRIDTDIAVGSSDSFSKIYHIDKSTGKEIELKDLFQENSDYVTAISENLKAQMREQMKTDENVSYFVDTDIEADNFKSIKEDQNFYINEDGKLVIVFDKYEVAPGYMGKIEMVVPTDVIENIVNDGFVK; translated from the coding sequence ATGAAAAATAATAAACTAGATGATATTCATACAGATTACAAAAATATTGCGATCCCTGAGGACCTAAGACGAAGAGTTGAAGAAACAATTAAACAAGCAAAGGAGGAAACAGCCATGAATAAGTCAAAAAACAAAGTGTTTAAAATTATGAAAGGAACGGCTGGAACTGCAGTAGCTGCAATGCTAGCCATTACGGTATTAGCAAATGCAGATTATACGATTGCTAATGCGATGAATCAAATACCAGTAATCGGTAATATTGCCAAAGTAGTTACATTTAGAACTTATGAGAAAAATGAAGGTGACATGGAAGCAAAAGTTGATGTTCCAAAAGTTACAATCGATGGAGATACTAACCTAAATGAAGCAACCAACAATTTAAACAAAAGTGTTGAAGAATATACAAATGAAATCATAGCTATGTTTGAGAAAGATGTTGCTACATATGGAGAATATGGCAAAGAAGATCTTAATACTAGCTATAAAGTGATAACTGATAACGACAAGTTATTTTCACTAAGAATTGATACAGACATTGCGGTTGGCAGTTCCGATTCATTTTCTAAAATTTATCACATTGATAAATCCACTGGAAAAGAAATTGAATTAAAGGATTTATTCCAAGAAAATTCGGATTATGTAACAGCAATCAGCGAAAATTTAAAAGCACAGATGCGTGAACAAATGAAAACCGATGAAAATGTGTCTTACTTTGTTGATACTGATATTGAAGCTGATAATTTTAAATCAATCAAAGAGGATCAAAATTTCTATATCAATGAAGATGGAAAACTTGTTATCGTATTTGATAAATACGAAGTTGCACCTGGTTATATGGGCAAGATCGAGATGGTTGTACCTACAGATGTAATTGAGAATATTGTTAACGACGGATTTGTAAAATAA
- a CDS encoding GNAT family N-acetyltransferase, protein MLRTPRIETERLLLREVLIDDVKLIFDCWMQDEDVSRYMCWKASSDIEKAKKFVNYELNQIDNNQWKRWIIVLKETLEIIGTCLVFFNDDENNWDISYNLGKKYWGKGYISEAMKKVMNYAINELGMTECIAVHAKENPASGKVITMLGFSFEKEVPYECNGGEIHTVGKFYRFKVK, encoded by the coding sequence ATGTTGAGAACACCAAGGATAGAAACAGAGAGACTCCTTTTAAGGGAGGTTCTAATTGATGATGTAAAATTGATTTTTGATTGTTGGATGCAAGATGAAGATGTTTCAAGATATATGTGCTGGAAAGCAAGTTCGGATATTGAGAAAGCAAAGAAATTTGTAAATTATGAACTTAATCAAATTGACAACAATCAATGGAAACGCTGGATTATTGTATTAAAAGAAACGCTGGAGATTATCGGAACATGTCTTGTCTTTTTTAATGATGATGAAAACAATTGGGACATTTCATATAATCTTGGGAAGAAATATTGGGGGAAAGGTTATATTTCAGAAGCAATGAAAAAAGTTATGAATTATGCGATAAATGAATTGGGGATGACGGAATGTATTGCAGTACATGCCAAAGAAAATCCTGCCTCTGGAAAGGTTATTACAATGTTAGGATTTTCATTTGAAAAGGAAGTACCTTATGAATGTAATGGTGGAGAAATTCATACCGTTGGAAAGTTCTATCGATTTAAGGTAAAGTAG
- the murI gene encoding glutamate racemase: MDHSEKSIGFIDSGLGGISILKETIKLLPNENYEYYGDSKNAPYGMKTVEEVKALTMHNVEFLLNQGVKAIVVACNTATSAAITAVREKYSDIPIIGVEPALKPAVTSYPGGKIIIMATTMTLQEEKFHNLMMSHKDEAEIIPLPCPGLMEFVERGELDSEELHQYLNEKLGPYKDMGIDAIVLGCTHYPFVKEAITKVIGPKTEIIDGSLGTAKELQRRLQEKDLLNKQEDIGDVTIHNSSGNIELVERSFMLLDN; this comes from the coding sequence ATGGATCACAGTGAAAAGTCAATAGGATTTATAGATTCAGGCTTGGGAGGAATAAGCATTTTAAAAGAAACTATCAAGCTTTTACCAAATGAAAATTATGAATATTATGGAGATTCTAAGAATGCTCCTTATGGAATGAAGACAGTAGAAGAAGTGAAAGCTTTGACGATGCATAATGTAGAATTTTTATTAAATCAAGGTGTAAAGGCAATTGTAGTAGCTTGCAATACTGCAACAAGTGCAGCAATCACTGCCGTGCGGGAAAAATACAGTGACATACCAATCATAGGAGTGGAGCCAGCATTAAAACCAGCAGTTACATCCTATCCAGGCGGAAAAATTATTATTATGGCAACGACTATGACCTTACAAGAAGAAAAATTTCATAATTTAATGATGTCACATAAAGATGAAGCAGAAATCATCCCTCTTCCTTGTCCTGGATTAATGGAATTTGTGGAAAGAGGAGAGTTAGATAGTGAAGAGTTGCATCAATATTTAAATGAAAAATTAGGACCATATAAAGATATGGGAATTGATGCGATTGTACTTGGTTGTACACATTATCCATTTGTAAAAGAGGCTATTACTAAAGTAATAGGTCCTAAAACAGAGATTATAGATGGAAGCCTAGGAACTGCAAAAGAGTTACAAAGAAGATTACAAGAAAAAGATTTATTGAATAAACAAGAAGATATCGGAGATGTAACTATTCATAATTCAAGCGGTAATATTGAACTTGTGGAGCGTTCCTTTATGTTATTAGATAACTAA
- a CDS encoding RDAC family protein, producing MKIIAFQEIIELNHILEEKGLSFRIHLRDSCGGQSINIEPLSNCGTEGKYDEMHEVIKEYFSKKRINVQFDESGLFLKLND from the coding sequence ATGAAGATTATAGCATTTCAAGAAATCATAGAATTAAATCATATATTAGAAGAAAAAGGATTATCTTTTCGAATACATTTAAGAGATAGCTGTGGAGGACAATCCATAAATATAGAACCATTAAGTAATTGTGGTACCGAAGGTAAATACGATGAAATGCACGAGGTTATAAAAGAATATTTTTCGAAAAAAAGGATAAATGTTCAATTTGATGAGAGTGGATTATTTTTGAAACTAAACGATTAA
- a CDS encoding exodeoxyribonuclease III: MKLISWNVNGLRACMTKGFMDFFNEMDADIFCVQESKMQEGQAEVLTPNYHQYWNSADKKGYSGTIIFSKKEPIAVINGIDGKYNDEGRVITLEFENCYVVTSYSPNSQHELARLPYRMEFEDCFREYLVELSKKKPVIMCGDLNVAHEEIDLKNPKQNIGNAGFSYEERDKFTNLLEAGFTDSFRYLYPDKEEQYTWWSYRAAARPRNIGWRIDYFVVSNDIREKIKDSIIYPEVLGSDHCPIALEIDL; the protein is encoded by the coding sequence ATGAAGTTAATTTCATGGAATGTGAATGGATTAAGAGCCTGCATGACAAAAGGCTTTATGGACTTTTTTAATGAAATGGATGCAGATATTTTTTGTGTTCAGGAAAGTAAAATGCAAGAGGGACAAGCTGAAGTTTTAACTCCAAACTATCATCAGTATTGGAACTCAGCAGATAAGAAAGGATATTCTGGAACTATTATATTTTCAAAGAAGGAACCAATTGCAGTAATTAACGGAATTGATGGAAAATATAACGATGAAGGTAGAGTCATTACTTTAGAGTTTGAAAATTGCTATGTTGTAACAAGCTATTCTCCAAACTCACAGCATGAACTAGCAAGACTTCCTTATCGTATGGAATTTGAAGATTGTTTTAGAGAATATTTAGTGGAATTGTCAAAGAAGAAACCTGTAATTATGTGTGGAGACTTAAATGTAGCCCACGAAGAAATTGATCTTAAAAATCCAAAACAAAACATTGGAAATGCAGGTTTTTCCTATGAAGAACGTGATAAGTTCACAAACCTTTTAGAAGCTGGTTTCACAGACAGTTTTCGTTACTTATATCCAGATAAGGAAGAACAATATACTTGGTGGTCTTACCGTGCAGCAGCTCGACCAAGGAATATTGGGTGGCGTATTGACTATTTTGTAGTATCCAATGATATACGTGAAAAGATTAAAGATAGTATTATTTATCCAGAAGTTTTAGGAAGTGATCATTGTCCGATCGCTCTAGAAATTGATTTATAA
- a CDS encoding GNAT family N-acetyltransferase, with product MPILGVKQPEYILVDDEIRLIKYNGKCEFALKWYQDSETLLLVDGKDMPYTIERLKRMYEYLNNNGELYFIEYMDDGQFEPIGDVTFCKDDMPIVIGERLCRGKKIGLRVINKLVERAKSLGYKRIYVDEIYDYNIGSRKCFEKVGFLPYEKTEKGSRYYCDL from the coding sequence ATGCCAATATTAGGAGTGAAACAGCCAGAATACATTTTGGTAGATGATGAAATTAGATTAATAAAATACAATGGCAAATGTGAGTTTGCGCTTAAATGGTATCAGGATAGTGAGACGTTACTATTAGTAGATGGAAAAGATATGCCATATACAATTGAACGATTAAAAAGAATGTATGAATATTTAAATAATAATGGTGAGTTATATTTTATTGAGTATATGGACGATGGTCAATTCGAGCCTATTGGAGATGTAACATTTTGCAAGGATGATATGCCTATTGTTATTGGTGAGAGATTATGTCGTGGGAAAAAAATAGGATTAAGAGTTATTAATAAACTCGTTGAAAGAGCAAAAAGTTTAGGTTATAAACGCATTTATGTAGACGAGATATATGATTACAATATTGGCTCAAGAAAATGCTTTGAGAAGGTAGGTTTTTTACCTTATGAAAAAACAGAAAAAGGAAGTAGGTATTATTGTGATTTATAG
- a CDS encoding GrpB family protein, producing MHFKIGVPKYKVLLVEHDEQWAEGFEKTKLTLANIHGENVVDIQHVGSTAIKGIMAKPMLDIAIVFKALSDSVFIIMKDNGYEYFGEVVTGKHLFILRGEGEVSLQHIHCYEEKKLEHFLTK from the coding sequence ATACACTTTAAGATAGGGGTCCCCAAATATAAAGTTCTTTTAGTAGAACATGACGAACAATGGGCGGAGGGGTTTGAGAAAACAAAACTGACTCTTGCAAATATTCACGGTGAAAATGTTGTCGATATTCAACATGTAGGCAGTACTGCGATAAAAGGTATAATGGCTAAACCTATGTTAGACATCGCAATAGTTTTTAAAGCTCTATCAGACTCTGTTTTCATAATAATGAAGGATAACGGATATGAGTATTTTGGAGAAGTAGTGACTGGAAAGCATCTTTTTATTTTAAGAGGTGAGGGAGAAGTTTCTTTACAACATATACATTGTTATGAAGAAAAAAAACTGGAGCATTTTTTGACCAAATAA
- a CDS encoding magnesium transporter CorA family protein produces the protein MFYSIRDSKLVEVSLDNIQLNDIQSDNINIGYLTMDELKKCYKQLGISEYLITEGFADQTHFRNSIDVYDDFTFGYINIVNILDLREESDRIAFYITKNLFVLIEIVDRDGSTKEMFEKAIRRFTQKLTIEKIIYGILEGLVGGGSKALEQTEANILKMEHDLVEGNVDEDLNKSIFYLKNRLLIQKNYYEQLIDIGEELQENENDIFQEENLRFFKIFTDKVTRLSSNTQALCDGLIHLREAYDATLEYNLNRIMKVFTVVTTIFLPLTLIVGWYGMNFTTMPELTWKYGYISVILLSIFVVVACIIFFKKKKLF, from the coding sequence ATGTTTTATTCCATTCGTGATTCAAAATTAGTAGAAGTATCACTAGATAACATTCAACTAAATGACATACAATCAGACAACATAAACATTGGATATCTAACAATGGATGAATTAAAAAAATGCTATAAACAACTTGGCATTTCCGAATATTTAATTACGGAGGGCTTTGCAGATCAGACACATTTCCGTAATAGTATTGATGTATATGATGATTTTACTTTTGGTTATATTAATATTGTAAACATTTTAGATTTGCGTGAAGAAAGTGACCGTATTGCATTTTATATTACGAAGAATTTATTTGTTTTAATTGAAATCGTTGATCGAGATGGAAGTACAAAAGAGATGTTTGAAAAGGCAATCCGTCGATTCACTCAGAAATTAACAATTGAAAAAATTATTTATGGCATCCTAGAAGGCTTGGTGGGAGGCGGTAGTAAAGCATTAGAGCAAACAGAAGCGAATATTTTAAAAATGGAGCATGATTTAGTCGAGGGAAATGTTGATGAAGATTTAAATAAAAGCATTTTCTATCTTAAGAACCGATTATTGATTCAAAAAAATTACTATGAGCAATTAATTGATATTGGAGAAGAATTGCAAGAGAATGAAAATGATATTTTCCAAGAAGAGAATCTTAGATTCTTTAAAATATTTACAGATAAAGTAACACGTTTAAGTAGTAATACCCAGGCTTTATGTGATGGTTTAATTCATCTAAGAGAAGCTTACGATGCTACATTAGAATATAACTTGAATCGTATAATGAAAGTATTTACTGTAGTTACAACGATCTTTTTACCATTGACTCTTATAGTAGGATGGTATGGAATGAATTTTACAACAATGCCCGAGCTAACTTGGAAATATGGGTACATATCAGTAATTTTGTTAAGTATTTTTGTTGTAGTAGCTTGTATTATATTTTTTAAAAAGAAAAAACTATTTTAA
- a CDS encoding putative ABC transporter permease — protein MKFYLKMLKYIRTFLGENSNKIVLKYFILFAIGGITYFLMEVISRGFSHWSMAFVGGIAFIACGLINEILKWETPLWKQSIIGGLLITLMELISGIIINIIFKWDIWDYSDFKFNFLGQISLRYSLIWCLLAVIAIVVDDYLRYWLFGEEKPRYKFL, from the coding sequence ATGAAATTTTATTTAAAGATGTTAAAGTACATACGAACTTTTTTAGGGGAGAATTCAAATAAGATAGTGCTTAAATATTTTATATTATTTGCCATAGGTGGCATAACTTATTTTCTAATGGAAGTAATCTCCCGGGGATTTAGTCATTGGAGCATGGCTTTTGTAGGGGGAATTGCTTTTATTGCATGTGGCTTAATTAATGAAATATTAAAGTGGGAAACACCGTTATGGAAACAATCAATCATTGGTGGGTTGCTTATTACATTGATGGAACTTATTTCAGGAATTATAATAAACATCATTTTTAAGTGGGATATATGGGATTATTCAGATTTTAAATTTAATTTTCTTGGTCAGATAAGTTTAAGATATTCGCTAATATGGTGCTTATTAGCAGTAATCGCCATTGTTGTGGATGATTATTTACGTTATTGGTTGTTCGGAGAAGAAAAACCTCGATATAAATTTTTATAA
- a CDS encoding tyrosine-type recombinase/integrase yields the protein MLDALSILQEAYECGILDATEVAIKINMTKENFVKKRHPYSISSRKDGRFITTVRKEDEERQQIAAPSYVELISKLYDYYNDRKSDYTISDLYEMWIEKRGKQSVEGTIDIKTVKRDEQHWRKYYAGSKLVTIPLRKITTRMLNDFLNDSITTFKFSRKEFNNMKTILNAVFQIAMDKEILSVNPLLNSHTDVKFRSIQKKKDGSRLYLEKEMEILEDFLYQQGTIEAYTILMDFQIGTRIGELVVLQKEDMLDGEVYIHKMEIVDEERVDGVYIRKGYKVVEYVKHDISSGYRTVPLTKKAKKILEEVKKLSPDSEYLFTQSNGERMTSRSFNYWLEKYCRDAGITFKSSHCIRRTFASRLYAEGMPLEEISVYMGHEDTDTTKGYIYNYNEIEKNRAYMDKAL from the coding sequence ATGCTTGATGCATTATCTATCTTGCAGGAAGCTTATGAATGTGGTATCTTGGATGCAACAGAAGTCGCAATAAAAATAAATATGACCAAAGAAAACTTTGTAAAAAAGCGTCATCCATATTCCATAAGCTCCAGAAAGGATGGACGCTTCATAACCACCGTAAGGAAAGAAGACGAAGAAAGACAGCAGATAGCCGCACCATCATATGTAGAACTGATTAGTAAGCTTTACGATTATTACAATGACCGCAAAAGTGATTATACTATCAGCGATTTATATGAGATGTGGATAGAAAAGCGAGGAAAGCAGTCTGTAGAAGGTACTATCGATATTAAGACTGTCAAACGGGATGAACAGCACTGGCGTAAGTATTACGCCGGAAGCAAGCTTGTCACAATTCCCTTAAGGAAAATAACCACCAGAATGCTGAATGATTTTCTGAATGATTCCATTACCACATTTAAGTTTTCCCGTAAGGAATTCAACAACATGAAAACTATCTTAAATGCAGTCTTTCAGATAGCAATGGATAAGGAGATTCTATCGGTAAATCCACTTCTCAATTCGCATACGGACGTAAAGTTCCGCTCCATTCAAAAGAAAAAGGATGGTTCTAGGCTCTATCTGGAAAAAGAAATGGAAATCCTTGAAGACTTTCTCTATCAGCAAGGAACCATTGAAGCCTATACGATTTTAATGGATTTCCAAATCGGAACAAGGATAGGTGAACTGGTTGTTCTGCAAAAGGAAGATATGCTTGATGGTGAAGTCTATATTCACAAGATGGAAATTGTCGATGAGGAAAGAGTAGACGGAGTATATATCCGCAAAGGCTATAAAGTTGTGGAATATGTGAAACATGATATTTCCTCTGGCTATCGGACTGTTCCTTTAACAAAAAAGGCAAAAAAGATTCTGGAAGAAGTAAAAAAGCTCTCACCTGACAGTGAATATCTTTTCACGCAGTCAAATGGTGAAAGAATGACGAGCAGAAGCTTTAACTATTGGTTGGAGAAGTATTGTAGAGATGCTGGAATAACGTTTAAGAGCAGTCATTGTATCCGAAGAACCTTTGCTAGCAGGTTGTATGCAGAGGGCATGCCTTTAGAGGAAATCAGTGTGTATATGGGTCATGAAGATACTGATACAACGAAAGGTTATATCTACAATTACAACGAAATCGAAAAGAATCGTGCCTATATGGACAAAGCATTATAG
- a CDS encoding DUF6709 family protein, translating to MFKKMRLISAKRVLKSMKAVIIIAIILCFVFAKETISLFQRPKDILTISENNMDNKLVSVEIDAIYTSFMSDKSAGIPANDFLASYNGHKTYFAVQADYRLHNFMSSLQQQTLEMLKGNETKGTSTLKFSGILRKMNTQEKEAFDKYLVEQGIELDASTEILPYILQTTYKAYNDPFILLLWGGSGIVLFLIIIIRVIKALTGGYQRNFKRQLANLNKEQVSYIKKEYEEGKAFQGDIRIGNTYTFCHKGAKTVVFPVEDIQGIYAQKAKIQRKKDEFKNDLFIQVKNGQKYKITGMDTGNIINYYKEKHPEMISRIAYVLDYES from the coding sequence ATGTTTAAAAAAATGAGACTTATATCTGCAAAACGAGTATTAAAATCCATGAAGGCTGTAATTATTATTGCAATTATACTTTGCTTTGTATTTGCTAAAGAGACAATATCATTATTCCAAAGACCTAAGGATATACTTACAATATCAGAAAATAATATGGATAATAAGTTGGTTAGTGTTGAGATAGATGCTATTTATACATCGTTTATGAGTGATAAATCAGCTGGTATACCTGCAAATGATTTTTTAGCATCGTATAATGGACATAAAACCTATTTTGCTGTACAGGCGGACTATAGATTACATAATTTCATGTCTTCATTACAGCAACAAACATTGGAAATGTTAAAAGGAAATGAGACTAAGGGAACGTCAACACTTAAATTTTCAGGTATTCTTAGAAAAATGAATACTCAAGAAAAAGAAGCGTTTGATAAATATTTAGTAGAACAAGGGATAGAATTAGATGCTTCTACCGAAATATTACCTTATATCTTGCAAACAACATATAAAGCATATAACGATCCATTCATTTTATTACTCTGGGGTGGAAGCGGCATTGTTTTATTCCTGATAATTATAATACGTGTTATTAAAGCATTAACAGGCGGCTATCAAAGGAACTTCAAAAGACAATTAGCGAATTTAAATAAAGAGCAGGTATCTTACATAAAAAAAGAATATGAAGAAGGTAAAGCGTTTCAAGGTGACATTAGAATAGGGAATACCTATACATTTTGTCATAAAGGTGCGAAAACCGTTGTGTTTCCGGTAGAGGATATTCAAGGGATTTATGCACAAAAGGCGAAGATTCAAAGGAAAAAGGATGAATTTAAGAACGATCTTTTTATTCAGGTTAAAAATGGACAAAAATATAAGATTACAGGTATGGATACAGGGAACATTATAAATTATTATAAAGAGAAGCATCCTGAAATGATATCACGTATTGCTTATGTATTGGATTATGAAAGCTAA
- a CDS encoding CPBP family intramembrane glutamic endopeptidase yields MTGDKMKNTKLMAVFSAFIFSIVLMIFPVVSGVIVTINDMDTLNSYWVQGIFMMMSLTVPALFMLITKMRLGQIGFNGIEKGSIKTVLYFVPLIVSKVGFLFLGVNKDVHVIFALIFFTIAIGLSEEMYFRGIILQKLITCFSIKQTVILSAVFFAVVHASQAFSGVGIVMTALTIVNALIFGIIASEIVLLTKSIVFVIIWHAMYDFVNWISLVKGTTEVIVILIQSVIMVIYAIYLWSKLSDK; encoded by the coding sequence ATGACAGGTGATAAAATGAAAAATACTAAATTAATGGCGGTATTCAGTGCCTTTATATTTTCAATTGTTCTGATGATTTTTCCGGTTGTATCTGGTGTGATTGTAACCATAAATGATATGGACACCTTAAATAGTTATTGGGTACAAGGTATTTTTATGATGATGTCACTTACAGTACCTGCACTCTTTATGTTGATTACAAAAATGAGATTAGGTCAAATCGGTTTTAATGGAATAGAAAAAGGTAGTATAAAAACTGTGTTATATTTTGTACCATTAATTGTATCGAAAGTAGGGTTCCTTTTTTTAGGTGTAAATAAAGATGTTCATGTTATTTTTGCTTTAATCTTTTTTACAATCGCAATTGGATTGTCAGAAGAGATGTATTTCAGGGGAATTATCCTGCAAAAACTGATTACTTGTTTTTCGATAAAACAAACCGTAATTTTATCTGCCGTATTCTTTGCGGTTGTACATGCTTCTCAGGCATTTTCAGGCGTAGGAATTGTCATGACTGCGCTTACCATAGTAAATGCTCTAATATTTGGTATTATTGCATCCGAAATAGTTTTATTAACGAAAAGTATTGTATTTGTGATAATTTGGCATGCTATGTATGACTTTGTGAATTGGATTTCATTGGTTAAAGGAACAACAGAGGTAATTGTAATTCTAATACAATCTGTCATAATGGTTATATATGCCATTTATCTATGGAGTAAATTGTCTGATAAGTAA
- a CDS encoding cupin domain-containing protein: MQELEIKNVKTAQYRDVNLNQIYDQNGKHNQSFEFQRSEVTSPSRSGDGKLSVNFYTLQPGKSNYPYHQHTGNEEVFYIIAGTATLKTPKGDIEVSEGDVIVMPPNEHGAHMLTNNSNEPLLYLDVHTVGSSEVVIYPSTGKVRILAGDMQKSFKIDSEVNYLEGE; the protein is encoded by the coding sequence ATGCAAGAGCTAGAAATAAAAAATGTAAAGACAGCACAATACAGGGATGTCAATTTGAATCAAATTTATGATCAAAATGGTAAGCATAATCAATCTTTTGAATTTCAAAGAAGTGAAGTGACTTCCCCATCCAGAAGCGGAGATGGAAAACTAAGTGTCAATTTCTATACGTTACAGCCGGGAAAAAGTAATTATCCATATCATCAGCATACTGGTAATGAAGAAGTATTTTATATAATTGCTGGGACTGCTACGTTAAAAACACCAAAAGGTGATATTGAAGTTTCTGAAGGAGATGTAATTGTAATGCCGCCAAATGAACACGGCGCCCATATGTTGACCAATAATTCAAATGAGCCGCTTCTTTACCTTGATGTCCATACAGTAGGCTCGTCGGAAGTGGTTATCTATCCAAGCACAGGGAAAGTGCGTATTTTGGCTGGTGATATGCAAAAATCTTTCAAAATAGATTCGGAAGTAAACTATCTTGAAGGAGAATAA
- a CDS encoding VOC family protein, whose amino-acid sequence MSLGIGIYAKNSKEAVDLYCNTFGLELGYHVLNEDGNYFHSELLKDGAPFLAVAEANDTNLPNGMSLSYDNPVEMGYTVMSEDEFYRIYSILKEEGKMITNICSFPWSPLATVVMDKFGVRWYITLPQHRPADEESLV is encoded by the coding sequence ATGAGTCTTGGAATAGGTATTTACGCAAAAAATAGTAAAGAAGCTGTTGATTTATATTGTAATACATTTGGACTTGAACTAGGGTATCATGTGCTAAATGAAGATGGAAATTACTTTCATTCGGAATTGCTGAAGGATGGTGCCCCTTTTCTCGCTGTTGCGGAAGCAAATGATACTAATCTCCCCAATGGGATGAGCTTGTCGTACGATAATCCTGTTGAGATGGGTTATACCGTTATGTCAGAAGATGAGTTTTATCGCATTTATTCAATTTTGAAAGAGGAAGGTAAAATGATAACAAATATTTGTTCATTTCCTTGGAGTCCATTAGCAACTGTTGTAATGGATAAATTTGGGGTGCGATGGTATATTACGTTGCCACAGCATCGTCCAGCGGATGAAGAGAGTTTGGTATAA